From a region of the Cyprinus carpio isolate SPL01 chromosome B21, ASM1834038v1, whole genome shotgun sequence genome:
- the LOC109050839 gene encoding mitogen-activated protein kinase kinase kinase kinase 3-like codes for MDAIGVSHTDPLDDYELIHRIGSGTYGDVFKARSIKTSVIAAIKVVKLDPGDDISSIQHEITMMKDCTHKNIVAYFGSYLRNNKLWICMEFCGGGSLQDIYHVTGPLKERQIAYVSRETLQGLHHLHQAGKMHRDIKGANILLTERGDVKLADFGVAAEINASVAKRKSFIGTPYWMAPEVAAVERKGGYNQLCDIWAVGITAIELAELQPPMFDLHPMRALMLMSKSSFQPPKLKDKNKWSTEFHNFIKTALIKSPRKRPTAEKILQHAFVTQLLTRNLVIELLDAVNNPDLQQTHTMDESDLETCSVLPDKIHSLAKRPIHRTRSEEQFDHVKFGPPMRKGDGSLS; via the exons ATGGACGCGATCGGAGTATCGCACACAGATCCGCTCGATGACTACGAGCTGATACACCGCATAGGCAGCGGGACATATGGAGATGTGTTTAAG GCCCGCAGCATTAAGACTTCCGTCATCGCAGCTATTAAAGTGGTCAAACTGGACCCTG GTGATGACATTTCAAGCATTCAACATGAGATAACCATGATGAAAGATTGCACTCACAAAAACATTGTGGCCTATTTCGGTAGCTACCTCAG AAATAACAAGTTATGGATCTGCATGGAATTCTGTGGAGGAGGATCATTGCAGGATATTTACCACG TCACTGGTCCTCTGAAAGAGAGACAAATAGCTTATGTGAGCAGAGAAACACTTCAG GGTCTACATCATCTCCATCAAGCGGGAAAAATGCATAGAGACATAAAA GGTGCCAACATCCTTTTGACAGAGCGAGGAGACGTCAAACTAG CGGATTTTGGAGTGGCAGCCGAGATCAACGCATCTGTTGCTAAGAGAAAGTCCTTTATTGGGACGCCATACTG GATGGCCCCAGAGGTGGCGGCAGTGGAAAGGAAAGGCGGTTATAACCAGCTGTGTGACATCTGGGCAGTGGGTATCACAGCTATTGAACTAGCCGAGCTGCAGCCGCCCATGTTTGACTTGCACCCTATGag AGCTTTGATGCTAATGTCCAAGAGCAGTTTTCAGCCTCCCAAACTCAAAGACAAGAACAAATg GTCCACAGAATTTCACAACTTCATTAAAACGGCCCTCATAAAGAGTCCTCGGAAAAGGCCGACAGCAGAAAAAATCCTACAG CATGCTTTTGTCACGCAGCTCCTCACACGTAACCTTGTCATAGAGCTGCTGGACGCAGTCAATAACCCTGATCTGCAGCAGACACACACTATGGATGAGAGTGACCTGGAG ACGTGCAGCGTCCTACCTGATAAGATTCATTCCCTAGCGAAACGTCCCATTCATAGAACTCGGTCTGAAGAGCAAT tCGATCACGTGAAGTTTGGACCACCCATGAGAAAGGGAGAcggatccctgtcctga
- the LOC109065079 gene encoding protein EOLA1-like — MTALQTEELLEAGEGFGRGVIAGLVYVGETWCCPEDIPCEEMRELETAACLTELRMKYLTRLSNPQWLNEPIYSRGHKDVWTVSCPLLLLIRNSETEIICV, encoded by the exons ATGACTGCCCTGCAAACCGAGGAACTGCTGGAGGCTGGAGAAGGGTTCGGCCGTGGTGTTATAGCAG GTCTTGTGTATGTTGGGGAGACGTGGTGTTGTCCTGAGGATATTCCCTGTGAAGAGATGAGAGAGCTGGAAACAGCAGCTTGCTTGACTGAACTCAGAATGAAATACCTTACCAGACTCTCAAACCCCCAGTGGCTTAATGAACCAATATATTCCAGAGGCCATAAAGATGTGTGGACGGTCTCCTGCCCCCTGCTCCTTCTCATCCGTAACAGTGAAACAGAGATTATTTGTGTCTGA